A region of Acidobacteriota bacterium DNA encodes the following proteins:
- a CDS encoding FMN-binding glutamate synthase family protein gives MTEPRATRQSGIYSPDVIEDIQTKAELGRYRIRGFGTLRTRPLPSLDDLVFIPCTLTRIPLEGYREKCSTRTVLGTRHAKKPIVLDTPVMVTGMSYGALSYNAKVALAQGASRVGSSTTTGDGGMLPAEREHSDVLIYEVLPSRYGIDVHHMKMADGIELTIGQGAKPGTGGMLLGSKVSSEIAGMRDLPDGVDQRSPCRHPDFLGPDDMIIKIEELREATDWQVPIFVKMGATRVYDDVKLAAKAGADVVVVDGMEGGTGASPDMLMDHTGIPTLAAVCEARAALEDLGLFGEVQLIMAGGIRSGTDVAKALALGADAIYMGTAFLIALNCNKPVYVEDYHKLGTEPYACHHCHTGLCPVGITTQDPDLMARLPIDEATDRVANFFQAMNSEIQMLARACGKSDIHDLDPEDLRALTLESSMIAGVPLVGTRRVFGGGAGWKESH, from the coding sequence GTGACGGAACCGAGAGCGACCCGGCAGAGCGGAATCTACAGCCCCGACGTGATCGAGGACATCCAGACCAAGGCGGAGCTGGGCCGTTACCGCATCCGCGGCTTCGGGACACTGAGGACCCGTCCCCTGCCCTCCCTGGACGACCTGGTGTTCATCCCCTGCACCCTGACCCGGATCCCGCTGGAGGGGTACCGGGAGAAGTGCAGCACGCGCACCGTCCTGGGCACGCGCCACGCCAAGAAGCCCATCGTCCTGGACACCCCCGTCATGGTGACGGGGATGAGCTACGGCGCCCTCTCCTACAACGCCAAGGTGGCTCTGGCCCAGGGAGCCTCCCGGGTCGGCTCCTCCACCACCACCGGCGACGGAGGCATGCTTCCGGCGGAACGGGAGCACTCCGATGTCCTGATCTACGAGGTCCTCCCCAGCCGCTACGGCATCGACGTCCACCACATGAAGATGGCCGACGGCATCGAGCTGACCATCGGCCAGGGCGCCAAGCCGGGCACCGGTGGAATGCTGCTTGGCTCCAAGGTCTCCAGCGAGATCGCCGGCATGCGGGACCTTCCCGACGGAGTGGATCAACGCAGTCCCTGCCGTCACCCCGACTTCCTGGGTCCCGACGACATGATCATCAAGATCGAGGAGCTGCGGGAGGCCACCGACTGGCAGGTGCCCATCTTCGTCAAGATGGGGGCCACCCGGGTCTACGACGACGTCAAGCTGGCGGCCAAAGCGGGGGCGGACGTGGTGGTGGTCGACGGCATGGAGGGAGGCACCGGCGCCTCGCCCGACATGCTCATGGACCACACCGGCATCCCCACCCTGGCCGCCGTCTGCGAGGCCCGCGCCGCCCTGGAGGACCTGGGCCTCTTCGGCGAGGTGCAATTGATCATGGCGGGGGGCATCCGCAGCGGCACCGACGTGGCCAAGGCCCTGGCGCTGGGCGCCGACGCCATCTACATGGGGACGGCCTTCCTCATCGCCCTCAACTGCAACAAGCCGGTTTACGTGGAGGACTATCACAAGCTGGGGACCGAGCCCTACGCGTGCCACCATTGCCACACCGGACTCTGCCCCGTGGGGATCACCACCCAGGACCCGGACCTCATGGCCCGTCTCCCCATCGACGAAGCCACCGATCGCGTGGCCAACTTCTTCCAGGCCATGAATTCGGAGATCCAGATGCTGGCCCGGGCCTGCGGCAAGTCCGACATCCACGATCTGGACCCGGAGGACCTTCGGGCCCTGACCCTCGAGTCCTCCATGATCGCCGGAGTGCCCCTGGTGGGAACCCGCCGGGTCTTCGGAGGGGGAGCCGGGTGGAAGGAGTCCCATTGA